A window of Actinomycetota bacterium genomic DNA:
ACGACGTCGTGCTGGTGCTGGTCGAGGACGCGGTCACGCTGGCCCGGGCCGGACACACGTGGAGTGACGCGCTGGCGGCGGCGCACGCGGCCGGGGTCCGGATCGTGGCCGAGCAGGAGGCGCTGTCCCGCCGCGCCGTGCACCGCCTGGTCGAGGGCGTGAAGCCGATCTCGCTCGGCGACACGGTCGACCTCCTCGTCGACTGGTCGGATCGGAGGGCGTGGCTGTGACGCGGGGAGGGCGATCGTGACGCGGCCGACCGGCCGCACGCTGACGCTCGTGCTGGGCACCGGTCCCGACGACGGTGCCACGGTCGCGGCTCTGCAACTCGCCGAGCAGGCCATCGGCCGTGGTCACCGCGTGGCGGTGTACGCCTACGGGGACGGGGTGCGCACCAGCGCCGCCGGCTCGACCTCGGCGGCGCACGTGGCGGCACTGCTCCGACAGGGTCTCCATGGGGGGCTGCTGAGCTGGGTCGCTGACCAGGGTGATCTCGCCGACGGGGCGGCGCAGAACCAGGTTCCGGGGGTGCTGCCCGGCGACGGTGGTGACCTGTGGCGGTTCGTCCGTGACGGTGACGTGGTCCTCGGGGTCGGTCGATGAGGCGGGTGGGGCGATGGTGACCCGTGTGCTGTCGGTGCTGCGCAACGCCGATCCCGGCGCCCCCCGTGCAGCCGACCCGGTGATCGACCTCAACGCCTACGCGCTGGCCGAGGACGTCGAGCTCACGCTCGTGCTGAAGGCCGCCGGGGTGGAGCTGGGGCTGGCCGGGGC
This region includes:
- a CDS encoding DsrE family protein; protein product: MNVVLLTARDPLQAADVAHPVRLARQLSGGGDDVVLVLVEDAVTLARAGHTWSDALAAAHAAGVRIVAEQEALSRRAVHRLVEGVKPISLGDTVDLLVDWSDRRAWL